One Epinephelus moara isolate mb chromosome 20, YSFRI_EMoa_1.0, whole genome shotgun sequence genomic window carries:
- the hdac10 gene encoding polyamine deacetylase HDAC10, translating to MGTALIYDEEMTKYKLLWVDPACKVEVPERLTVSHEALIKTGLADRCVSVPVREATDEDILLVHSEEYLEAVKKTPYMTLEDLKEFTLQYGDVYFHPNIYHCAKLAAGAALQLVDSVMTGKVRNGMALVRPPGHHSMRSAANGFCVFNNVAIAARYAKQKYGVKRVLIVDWDIHHGQGVQYCFEDDPSVLYFSWHRYEHQKFWPNLRESDYDSVGKEKGAGFNVNVPWNKVGMKNSDYLSVFCHVLLPVAYEFSPDLVLVCAGFDSAIGDPEGQMCASPDVFAHLTHLLMNLAGGKLCAVLEGGYNLTSLPQSVCQTVQTLLGDPAPRPANLDGPCTSTLESLHCVRSAHRKYWSCLKHAAELPASEISTKRMKLAEEEEKVETREEEKHAEEKVWPEPLKRVSPPVRTALILPDGVACPDGCERFSSLEDPVIVSKLRENFLKEDDSDALTTLSGLIALVEKMQKNEIRNGLALVHDVSMAMMCVTQHAAAALSNRVLIVCVGDAEVPRHGTEDGKTLLVQFSNKESEKQTCKYHIPVCLKKGCSDVSGFTQAVLGLLLPLGYEYDPSLVLLVRTPDSGLCDGVWQQLTGLLQGLAQGHTLVLLQEGEMAFVSPTASSLLGDAAPSVGQLHSPLAEDVEALERLRHKLQMDWKLLQTTAPEGGGDQH from the exons ATGGGAACAGCTTTGATTTATGACGAGGAGATGACCAAATACAAACTCCTCTGGGTCGA CCCAGCATGTAAAGTCGAGGTACCGGAGCGTCTGACAGTGAGTCATGAAGCTTTGATAAAGACCGGTCTTGCTGATCGCTGTGTCTCTGTGCCTGTCCGTGAGGCGACGGATGAAGACATCCTGCTGGTTCACAG TGAGGAGTACTTGGAGGCGGTGAAGAAGACCCCCTATATGACTCTGGAGGACCTAAAGGAGTTCACCCTGCAGTACGGTGACGTCTACTTCCACCCA AACATCTATCACTGTGCCAAGCTGGCTGCAGGCGCCGCACTGCAACTAGTGGACAGTGTTATGACGGGGAAGGTGAGGAACGGCATGGCCCTCGTCAG ACCACCAGGACACCACAGTATGCGCAGTGCTGCCAATGGATTCTGTGTCTTCAATAATGTGGCCATAGCTGCTCGATATGCCAAGCAGAAATATGGAGTTAAAAG GGTGTTGATAGTGGACTGGGATATACATCATGGTCAAGGGGTGCAGTACTGTTTTGAAGATGATCCAAG tGTGCTCTACTTCTCATGGCACCGCTACGAGCATCAGAAATTCTGGCCCAATCTCAGAGAATCAGACTACGACAGTGTTGGCAAAGAGAAAGGCGCAGGATTCAATGTAAATGTACCGTGGAACAAA GTGGGAATGAAGAACAGTGATTATCTTTCAGTCTTCTGTCACGTCCTTCTGCCAGTCGCATACGAG TTTAGCCCAGACCTGGTCCTGGTGTGTGCAGGCTTTGACTCAGCCATTGGTGACCCAGAG GGTCAAATGTGTGCCAGTCCAGACGTCTTTGCCCACCTCACCCACCTCCTGATGAACCTTGCAGGAGGGAAACTGTGTGCTGTGCTGGAG GGTGGATACAACCTGACTTCCCTCCCCCAGTCTGTGTGTCAAACAGTGCAGACGTTGCTCGGAGATCCTGCGCCTCGACCTGCAAACCTCGATGGTCCCTGTACGAG tACACTTGAGTCTCTTCACTGTGTCCGATCAGCTCACAGGAAGTACTGGTCCTGCCTCAAACATGCAG CTGAGCTACCTGCCTCTGAAATCAGCACGAAGCGCATGAAAttagcagaagaagaagaaaaggtggagacgagagaagaggagaaacaCGCAGAGGAAAAGGTGTGGCCAGAGCCGCTGAAACGTGTCTCTCCTCCTGTCCGCACTGCTTTAATCCTTCCTGATGGCGTGGCTTGCCCTGATGGATGTGAACGCTTCAGCTCATTAGAGGACCCGGTCATAGTCAGCAAACTCAG GGAGAATTTCCTCAAAGAAGATGACAGCGATGCTCTTACAACCCTCTCTGGCCTCATCGCCCTCGTAGAGAAGATGCAGAAGAACGAG ATCCGCAACGGCTTGGCCCTGGTCCATGATGTCTCCATGGCGATGATGTGTGTTACCCAgcatgctgcagctgctctcagTAACCG GGTTCTGATCGTGTGTGTTGGAGATGCAGAGGTCCCGCGTCATGGCACAGAGGATGG GAAAACACTCCTGGTGCAGTTCAGCAACAAGGAGTCAGAGAAACAGACATGCAAATATCACATTCCTGTGTGTCTGAAGAAG GGCTGCAGTGATGTGTCGGGGTTCACACAGGCAGTGTTGGGTCTCCTTCTGCCTCTGGGATATGAGTATGACCCCAGTCTGGTTCTGTTGGTTCGGACGCCAGATAGCGGGCTGTGTGACGGTGTGTGGCAACAACTAACAGGCCTGCTGCAGGGCCTCGCACAAGGACACACACTGGTGCTCCTGCAG GAAGGTGAGATGGCATTTGTCAGCCCCACAGCCTCTTCTCTCCTCGGTGACGCTGCCCCCTCTGTGGGGCAGCTTCATTCTCCTCTAGCAGAGGACGTGGAGGCGCTGGAGAGACTGAGACACAAACTGCAGATGGACTGGAAGCTACTGCAGACGACAG CACCAGAAGGAGGAGGTGATCAGCACTGA
- the LOC126408131 gene encoding endonuclease domain-containing 1 protein-like codes for MDGYCRSAWGYSVISENFPVVNRKSEVQEKLSPECKQFLYMGTLPRGLEEQPLKKICQVYRGSPRFVTLYDTTSHIPVYSAYTFKRSDGFKKVDVPWMYEPQLSTVSDSGEMQQFPSENVHKSFEDAQAVLDDYSDSVMFERGQLNPDEHQADPDDKASTYTLTNVVPQVREFNIGPWKHHEHTIRRRLNNYCRGTAYVVTGITTSGHTIRRHNINRLGIPTYLWSAYCCTDFDHNAPYSERSKFPTFAAHGLNDREDNKVQEMTVQQLEDFLKRVTYVGSSFQIFYDNCVPPNSANSALHLP; via the exons atggatggatactgTAGGTCGGCCTGGGGTTACAGCGTAATCAGTGAAAATTTTCCAGtggtaaacaggaagt CAGAGGTGCAGGAAAAACTCTCACCCGAGTGTAAACAGTTCCTGTACATGGGCACGCTGCCTCGAGGGCTCGAGGAGCAGCCTTTAAAAAAGATCTGCCAGGTCTATAGGGGCAGCCCACGATTTGTCACCCTGTATGACACCACCAGCCACATCCCAGTTTATTCTGCGTACACCTTCAAGCGTTCGGACGGCTTCAAGAAGGTCGATGTGCCGTGGATGTATGAGCCACAG CTGTCTACAGTGTCTGACTCAGGCGAGATGCAACAGTTCCCTTCAGAAAACGTCCACAAGAGCTTTGAGGATGCTCAGGCCGTGCTTGATGACTACTCTGACAGTGTAATGTTTGAACGTGGTCAGCTGAACCCAGACGAGCACCAGGCCGACCCTGACGACAAAGCATCCACTTACACCCTGACAAACGTGGTCCCCCAGGTCCGAGAGTTCAACATCGGTCCCTGGAAACACCACGAGCACACCATCCGCAGGAGGCTCAACAACTACTGCCGTGGCACCGCCTATGTGGTCACTGGGATCACCACCTCCGGGCACACAATCCGACGCCACAACATCAACCGCCTGGGCATCCCCACCTACCTCTGGTCGGCCTACTGCTGCACCGATTTTGACCACAATGCACCGTATTCTGAGCGCTCAAAGTTTCCTACATTTGCAGCTCATGGGCTCAACGACAGGGAGGATAACAAGGTTCAGGAGATGACGgtgcagcagctggaggacTTCCTGAAGAGGGTAACTTATGTCGGCAGCTCTTTCCAGATCTTCTATGACAATTGCGTGCCTCCTAATAGTGCTAATAGTGCCCTACACCTACCTTGA
- the LOC126408299 gene encoding THAP domain-containing protein 6-like gives MPDFCAAYGCSNERSIETRSRGITFHRFPKDSSLKRQWELAVRRKGFVATGRSMLCSEHFKADDFDRTGQTVRLRHGVKPSVFNFPSRPKKKVPPRTTEASRKAEESLPVDLPQHFHEAEPQSNVDHSYALPASPTALKARLSEALARVESLEREKRNSMIRERRAKKNVDALLEDLREKNLINEELKDRLEFYSGRAQHQESSSASLPE, from the exons ATGCCGGACTTTTGTGCCGCTTATGGATGTTCCAATGAGCGGAGCATAGAAACCAGATCCCGTGGAATCACCTTTCACAG GTTTCCCAAAGACAGCAGTCTAAAGAGACAATGGGAACTAGCAGTGAGACGAAAAGGTTTTGTGGCAACTGGGAGGTCCATGCTCTGCAGTGAGCACTTTAAGGCAGATGATTTTGACAGGACAGGGCAGACTGTCCGGCTTAGACATGGAGTCAAACCATCTGTCTTTAACTTCCCATCTCGTCCAAAAAAG aaaGTACCACCAAGGACCACAGAAGCTTCGAGGAAAGCTGAAGAGAGCCTGCCAGTGGACTTGCCTCAGCATTTCCATGAAGCTGAACCTCAGTCTAATGTT GACCACAGTTATGCTTTGCCTGCTTCTCCCACTGCTCTAAAGGCCAGACTTAGTGAAGCTCTGGCTAGAGTGGAGAGTCTGGAGCGCGAGAAGAGGAACAGCATGATCCGGGAGCGAAGGGCGAAGAAAAATGTGGATGCTCTTCTTGAGGATTTGAGGGAGAAGAACCTCATAAATGAAGAGCTGAAAGACAGACTGGAATTCTATTCGG GTCGTGCACAACACCAGGAGAGCTCCTCTGCATCTCTTCCTGAATGA
- the aplnr2 gene encoding apelin receptor 2 — protein sequence MKTKEMDAQMSDADFLTPSSPSPPPLFHCDYSDWSPSFSIIPSVYLLAFLVGCLGNSLVLWAYLDRGDGRAMRTGGQLCCAGRFHHRSFPQKKTETCGSSSGQRASSHSSTSSSYPPTIPRPSRSLTDSLIASLALADLCFLVTLPLWAVYTAMGYHWPFGQPLCQISSFLTALNMYASVFSLSMLSVERYWVLTGRRHSSHHTPQRCPSRALWVLGGVWVLAGVLALPGLLLRSVREVDPESDYDWELETIHPTTDSGSVFLSCQMDYSMLIGAELEETDRERAEMWWAAALSLKSTLIGFLLPLVILLVCYCSLAQLLSRHFGRGPRPDRRRQRRLLRVIVTLVMAFFLCWLPLHVNKTVSFLLEFGFVPYSCSLDQILLAAQPYVTCLAYLNSCLNPLLYAACDPSFRKRCRGALLVLCTTCRRGGEGREGKKDEREEEKEERNSAFPTGTQEETADRTEGEGEERG from the coding sequence ATGAAAACCAAGGAGATGGACGCACAGATGTCAGATGCAGACTTCCTCACCCCCTCCTCTCCgtctccccctcccctcttccACTGCGACTACAGCGACTGgtctccctccttctccatcATCCCATCAGTCTACCTCCTGGCCTTCCTGGTTGGTTGCCTTGGCAACAGCTTGGTGCTGTGGGCCTACCTGGACCGAGGTGACGGGAGAGCAATGAGGACTGGAGGACAGCTGTGTTGCGCTGGTAGATTTCACCACAGGTCGTTTCCACAGAAGAAGACAGAAACCTGTGGCTCCTCCTCAGGACAAAGAGCCTCCTCtcactcctccacctcctcctcttacCCTCCCACCATCCCTCGTCCCTCTCGTTCACTGACAGACTCTCTCATAGCTAGCTTAGCGTTAGCTGACCTCTGCTTCCTTGTGACTCTCCCTCTGTGGGCCGTCTACACGGCGATGGGCTACCACTGGCCTTTTGGGCAACCGCTGTGCCAGATCAGCAGCTTCCTCACTGCACTCAACATGTACGCCAGTGTCTTCAGCCTGAGCATGCTCAGTGTGGAGCGGTACTGGGTTCTGACTGGGCGTCGGCACTCCAGCCACCACACTCCTCAGAGGTGCCCCAGCAGGGCTTTGTGGGTACTCGGAGGGGTGTGGGTGCTGGCGGGTGTGCTGGCACTTCCTGGTCTGCTGCTGCGCTCTGTCAGAGAGGTGGACCCTGAATCTGATTATGACTGGGAGCTGGAGACAATTCATCCGACCACTGACTCTGGATCAGTCTTCCTGTCCTGCCAGATGGATTACTCCATGCTGATTGGCGCAGAGCTGGAGGAGACGGATCGAGAGAGGGCAGAGATGTGGTGGGCGGCCGCCTTGAGTCTTAAATCAACTCTTATTGGCTTCCTGCTTCCTCTTGTCATCCTCTTGGTCTGCTACTGCTCACTGGCCCAGCTCCTCAGCAGACATTTTGGACGGGGCCCTCGTCCTGACCGCAGGCGCCAGCGAAGACTCCTAAGGGTCATCGTCACCTTAGTGATGGCCTTCTTCCTGTGCTGGCTGCCTCTGCATGTTAATAAGACTGTTTCCTTTCTGCTGGAGTTTGGTTTCGTCCCTTACTCCTGCTCTTTGGATCAGATTTTACTGGCCGCTCAGCCATACGTCACCTGTTTAGCTTATCTCAACTCCTGCCTCAACCCTCTCCTGTACGCTGCCTGCGACCCCTCATTCAGGAAGAGATGCAGAGGAGCTCTCCTGGTGTTGTGCACGACCTgtagaagaggaggagagggaagggaGGGGAAGAAAgatgaaagagaggaagagaaagaggaaaggaaTTCAGCTTTTCCCACAGGAACACAAGAGGAAACAGCAGATAGGacggagggagaaggagaggagaggggatga